Proteins found in one Venturia canescens isolate UGA chromosome 6, ASM1945775v1, whole genome shotgun sequence genomic segment:
- the LOC122412178 gene encoding LOW QUALITY PROTEIN: nardilysin-like (The sequence of the model RefSeq protein was modified relative to this genomic sequence to represent the inferred CDS: inserted 1 base in 1 codon; deleted 1 base in 1 codon; substituted 2 bases at 2 genomic stop codons), which translates to MKREEKMAACGLCIGVGSFSDPPEIPGMAHFLEHMVFMGSKKYPQIXYTCSAKENDFDAFIKKHGGSDNAYTECKKTTFYFEIQEKFLHSALDRFAPFFISPLIKRDAITREREAVESEFQMALPSDFHRKEQLFSSLAKTGHPATKFVWGNLITLRDNVTDDKLYEELHKFRQRHYSAHRMTVAIQARLPLDTLKNYVKECFSNVPNNNLPPTNFDEYKGAESFKTSRFHRMYKVKPIKDVCQVELTWTMPSLFFHLYKSKPHQYVSWIIGHEGKGSLISYXRKKMWCLDVFSGNGEKGFEHSSMYALFSLTLVLTDEGRKNLKDVLYAVYSYINLMRRESPQKRIYDEIHRIEETNFRFSDETPPDQYVEDLCENMHFYAPAHLYINGSELYXYSIIFEFNEDEFSKVEPWFKTKYADIEIPADWIKCWQNVEPFSGFHLPEPNIFVTDDFTLVPKPEKPSDYPVKVYSDSLSEVWYKPDTKFRLPECYEFFYISPLAIAVTGIAMLDLFVAILKQLLTEELYPATAAELHYTIMSCEMGLVVKLNGFNQKLFLLLETITKYIANFSNLVTEELFEVMKEEASKAYYNTFIKPGKLIKDVRMPILMLVYWPAIDRKCINLP; encoded by the exons atgaaaagagaggaaaaaatg gcAGCTTGTGGATTGTGCATTGGCGTAGGGAGCTTCAGCGATCCTCCAGAAATACCTGGAATGGCTCATTTTTTGGAGCACATGGTGTTCATGGGATCTAAGAAATATCCACAGATATAGTATACATGTAGTGCGAAG GAAAACGACTTCGAcgcatttataaaaaaacatgGTGGTTCCGACAATGCGTATACCGAGTGCAAGAAAACAACGTTTTATTTTGAGATACAAGAAAAATTTCTGCACAGCGCACTCGATCGTTTTGCTCCATTTTTCATAAGTCCCTTGATAAAACGTGACGCTATTACTCGAGAACGAGAAGCAGTAGAGAGTG AATTTCAGATGGCGTTACCGTCCGATTTTCACAGGAAAGAACAGCTCTTCAGCAGCTTAGCAAAAACTGGACATCCCGCGACCAAATTTGTTTGGGGTAACTTGATTACTCTCCGCGATAATGTTACGGATGACAAACTCTATGAGGAATTGCACAAATTTCGTCAACGTCATTATAGCGCTCATCGAATGACCGTAGCAATACAg GCGAGATTACCGCTCGACACACTGAAAAATTACGTTAAGGAGTGTTTTTCGAACGTACCGAATAACAATTTGCCTCCTACAAATTTTGACGAATATAAAGGCGCCGAATCATTCAAGACGTCGCGCTTCCATCGAATGTATAAAGTAAAACCCATCAAAGATGTTTGCCAG GTTGAATTAACTTGGACAATGCcatcgcttttttttcatctgtacAAGAGCAAACCACATCAATACGTCTCTTGGATTATCGGTCACGAGGGCAAGGGATCGTTGATCAGtt tacgaaaaaaaatgtggtgcTTGGATGTTTTCAGCGGAAATGGTGAAAAG GGTTTCGAACATAGCTCCATGTACGCCCTTTTCAGTCTTACTCTCGTGCTCACCGACGAAGGTCGTAAAAATTTGAAGGATGTTCTCTACGCTGTTTATTCTTACATTAATCTTATGAGACGCGAAAGTCCCCAAAAACGTATTTACGACGAGATTCATAGAATTGAGGAAACCAATTTCAg ATTTTCCGATGAAACACCGCCTGACCAGTACGTCGAGGATCTCTGCGAAAATATGCACTTTTACGCACCAGctcatttatatataaatggtTCCGAATTGTACTAATATTCGATAATATTCGAGTTTAACGAGGACGAGTTCAGCAAGGTTGAGCCGTGGTTCAAAACGAAATACGCAGACATTGAAATACCAGCCGATTGGATTAAGTGTTGGCAAAACGTAGAACCGTTTTCAGGCTTCCATTTACCGGAACCGAACATTTTTGTAACTGATGATTTTACCCTCGTACCAAAACCAGAGAAGCCATCAGACTATCCTGTCAAAGTTTATTCAGACTCTCTTTCCGAAGTGTGGTACAAACCTGACACGAAGTTCAGATTGCCCGagtgttatgaatttttttatatatcacCGTTGGCCATTGCAGTCACCGGAA TTGCTATGCTCGATCTATTCGTGGCGATTCTCAAGCAATTGTTAACTGAGGAATTATATCCAGCTACAGCAGCTGAGCTGCATTATACGATAATGTCTTGCGAGATGGGTCTTGTGGTCAAACTGAATGGATTCAATCAAAAATTATTT CTCCTACTGGAAACGATAACAAAATACATAGCCAATTTTTCGAACCTCGTTACGGAAGAACTGTTCGAAGTTATGAAAGAAGAAGCATCGAAAGCGTACTACAATACGTTTATAAAGCCAGGAAAGCTTATTAA AGATGTAAGGATGCCGATACTCATGCTCGTTTATTGGCCGGCCATCGATCGAAAATGCATTAATTTACCATAG